CGGTAGTCCTGGTTGTTCCACAGGTCGTACGAGCCCTGGAACTCGTCGTGCGCGATGTCCTCCAGGTTGCCCTTGCCGTGCACCACGTAGTCGTCGAGGCGCAGCCCGCTGCTCCAGGGCAGTTCCAGGGCGAAGGCGCGGAAGCCCTTCTCCTGGACGAGGTGGCGCAGCACCCGGTGCTTCATGCGGAAGAAGTCGGCGGAGCCGTGGGTGGCCTCGCCGAGCCCCACCACCTGGGCGTTCCCGATCATGGGGTTCAGTGCGCGCAGGTCCCGCAGACCGCTCTCGGGGTCGGTGGTGCGCAGGGTGTGGGCGCTGTCGTCGATGCCCCGCACCACCCGGTCGGCGGCGCGGCCGGAGCTGTCCGCCGCCGAGACCTGCGCCGGGGAGTGGGTCGCCGTGTCCGCCAGGGCCGGTGTGGCCGGGGCGAGGGTGGCGAGCGTGAGGAGTGCCGAGGGGATGAGGATGGCCGTGCGTCGTGTCATGGCCTCAGACTCCCGCGCGCGCCCCCGCGCCCACCAACCCATGCGCTGCCCACCTCGTGGTACAGCGGGCACCACCAGGAGCGGGGGGAACGCCGCAGCTTCGGCGTTCCCCCACACGTCCTGTGCGGCGGGCGGTGCAAAGCAGCCTGGCGGCTCAGGCGGTGCGGCGGGCCGCCCAGGCCGTGCGCGTGGTGCGCACCCCGAGATCCTTCCGGCGCGGCAGGGACCGCGGCCCGTCCGGGTCGAGCAGTTCGTCGAGCGCGGCCAGGTCCCGCGGCGACAGTTCGGGGGCGACACCGTCGCGGATCCGGCGCAGACTGCCCAGCGCGTAGCGGGCGACCGCGTCGTCGCCGGACGGGATGTCCGTGCCCGGTTTCAGGTCGACGGCGAGGGTGCGTTCGTCCTCCACGGTGAACCCGGCGCCCGTCAGCAGGGTCGCCCAGTCGGCGTCGCGGTGGGGCAGGTGTGCGGCGTGGTGGCGGTCGAGCACGGCATGGCAGCGGTCCTCCAGGCCCGGGGCCGCCTCGGGGGCGTCGGCGGGCAGAAACCGGGGGAAGCCGGCCAGTTCGACGGCCGCCAGCAGCCCGCCCGGGGCCAGCAGACCGTGCACCCGGCGCAGCGCGCGCTCCGGATCGGCCATGTGGTGCAGGGAGG
The DNA window shown above is from Streptomyces sp. NBC_00670 and carries:
- a CDS encoding class I SAM-dependent methyltransferase — its product is MNPPSPHATHHHAAHQEHEHTHEHTHDSDDQSELLDLDAEVLADHLASLIDWLPVGSGPRRIVDLGCGTGAGTFALLRRFPQAEVTAVDSSAAHLHRLREKAAAAGVADRVRAVTADLDAAEWPDLGTPDLVWASASLHHMADPERALRRVHGLLAPGGLLAAVELAGFPRFLPADAPEAAPGLEDRCHAVLDRHHAAHLPHRDADWATLLTGAGFTVEDERTLAVDLKPGTDIPSGDDAVARYALGSLRRIRDGVAPELSPRDLAALDELLDPDGPRSLPRRKDLGVRTTRTAWAARRTA